The following are encoded together in the Mastacembelus armatus chromosome 6, fMasArm1.2, whole genome shotgun sequence genome:
- the LOC113132680 gene encoding 2-oxoglutarate-dependent dioxygenase htyE-like, translating to MSIPVLDFGACSLQNEPDVSDEQLCSLSEEMKTAFLKVGFVFLKNTGITEEEVARVMDISKKFFLQPEELKKPFSRGNFPNSVNHGWVSMETERLNPRRPGDLKESFNLTSLDPDTKWPSSEDVKDFQEILTSFYQRCKELSLRVLRVMALSLGLDPEVLLSTHRFIGTDVNGTTLRSLYYPSVNSEKAKEGQVRCGEHSDYGTFTLLFQGSEGLQVQNRSGDFVCAPCIPGTVLINIADLMQRWTSDQFVSVVHRVLLPPPGDSSTRQSMAFFVHPDDEALITCCDGSNKYPPITAGDYLIERFKNSYGQN from the exons ATGAGCATCCCGGTGCTGGACTTTGGCGCGTGCAGCCTCCAGAATGAGCCAGATGTTTCTGACGAGCAGCTGTGCAGCTTGAGCGAAGAgatgaaaacagcttttttaaaagTTGGTTTcgtttttctgaaaaacactggGATCactgaggaggag GTGGCCCGTGTTATGGACATATCCAAGAAGTTCTTCTTGCAGCCAGAGGAACTGAAAAAACCCTTCAGCAGGGGTAACTTTCCCAACAGTGTTAACCACGGCTGGGTGTCTATGGAGACTGAAAG GTTGAATCCCCGTCGACCTGGAGACCTTAAGGAGTCATTCAACCTTACGTCTCTTGACCCTGACACA AAATGGCCGTCATCAGAAGATGTAAAAGACTTCCAGGAGATTCTTACGTCTTTCTACCAGCGCTGTAAAGAGCTCTCTCTGAGGGTGCTGAGGGTCATGGCCCTCAGCCTGGGTCTGGACCCAGAGGTGCTCCTGAGTACACATCGTTTTATAGGAA ctgaTGTAAATGGCACAACTCTGCGGTCCCTCTACTACCCATCAGTGAACAGTGAAAAAGCAAAGGAAGGTCAGGTTCGCTGTGGAGAGCATTCTGACTACGGCACCTTCACACTGTTGTTCCAGGGCTCTGAAGGTCTGCAG GTCCAGAACCGTTCAGGTGATTTCGTCTGTGCTCCCTGTATCCCCGGGACAGTCCTCATCAACATCGCTGACCTGATGCAGCGCTGGACCAGCGatcagtttgtctctgtg GTCCACAGGGTTTTGCTGCCTCCTCCTGGAGACTCCAGCACACGTCAGTCCATGGCCTTCTTTGTCCACCCTGATGATGAAGCTCTGATCACCTGCTGTGATGGCTCCAACAAATACCCCCCGATTACAGCAGGCGACTATCTCATTGAACGCTTCAAAAACTCGTATGGCCAGAATTAA
- the LOC113132681 gene encoding 2-oxoglutarate-dependent dioxygenase htyE-like: MSIPVLDFGACSIGARPDVSDQQLCSLSEEMKTAFIEVGFAFLKNTGITEEEVARVMDISKKFFLQPEELKKPFSRGNFPNSVNHGWVSMETERLNPRRPGDLKESFNLTSLDPDTKWPSSEDVKDFQEILTSFYQRCKELSLRVLRVMALSLGLDPEVLLSTHRFIGTDVNGTTLRSLYYPSVNSEKAKEGQVRCGEHSDYGTFTLLFQGSEGLQVQNRSGDFVCAPCIPGTVLINIADLMQRWTSDQFVSVVHRVLLPSNGDSSTRQSMAFFVHPDDEALITCCDGSNKYPPITAGDYLIERFKNSYGQN; encoded by the exons ATGAGTATCCCGGTGCTGGACTTTGGCGCGTGCAGCATAGGTGCTCGTCCAGATGTTTCTGACCAGCAGCTGTGCAGCTTGAGCGAAGAgatgaaaacagcttttatcGAAGTCGGTTTTGCGTTTCTGAAAAACACTGGGATCACTGAGGAAGAG GTGGCCCGTGTTATGGACATATCCAAGAAGTTCTTCTTGCAGCCAGAGGAACTGAAAAAACCCTTCAGCAGGGGTAACTTTCCCAACAGTGTTAACCACGGCTGGGTGTCTATGGAGACTGAGAG GTTGAATCCCCGTCGACCTGGAGACCTTAAGGAGTCATTCAACCTTACGTCTCTTGACCCTGACACA AAATGGCCGTCATCAGAAGATGTAAAAGACTTCCAGGAGATTCTTACGTCTTTCTACCAGCGCTGTAAAGAGCTCTCTCTGAGGGTGCTGAGGGTCATGGCCCTCAGCCTGGGTCTGGACCCAGAGGTGCTCCTGAGTACACATCGTTTTATAGGAA ctgaTGTAAATGGCACAACTCTGCGGTCCCTCTACTACCCATCAGTGAACAGTGAAAAAGCAAAGGAAGGTCAGGTTCGCTGTGGAGAGCATTCTGACTACGGCACCTTCACACTGTTGTTCCAGGGCTCTGAAGGTCTGCAG GTCCAGAACCGTTCAGGTGATTTCGTCTGTGCTCCCTGTATCCCCGGGACAGTCCTCATCAACATCGCTGACCTGATGCAGCGCTGGACCAGCGatcagtttgtctctgtg GTCCACAGGGTTTTATTGCCTTCAAATGGAGACTCCAGCACACGTCAGTCCATGGCCTTCTTTGTCCACCCTGATGATGAAGCTCTGATCACCTGCTGTGATGGCTCCAACAAATACCCCCCGATTACAGCAGGCGACTATCTCATTGAACGCTTCAAAAACTCGTATGGCCAGAATTAA
- the LOC113132682 gene encoding 2-oxoglutarate-dependent dioxygenase htyE-like, whose protein sequence is MSIPVLDFGACSLQNEPDVSDEQLCSLSEEMKTAFLKVGFVFLKNTGITEEEVARVMDISKKFFLQPEELKKPFSRGNFPNSVNHGWVSMETERLNPRRPGDLKESFNLTSLDPDTKWPSSEDVKDFQEILTSFYQRCKELSLRLLRVMALSLGLDPEVLLSAHRFIGTDVNSTTLRSLYYQPVNSEKAKQDQVRCGEHSDFGTFTLLFQGSEGLQVQNRSGDFVCAPCIPGTVLINIADLMQRWTSDQFVSVVHRVLLPSNGDSSTRQSMAFFVHPDDEALITCCDGSNKYPPITAGDYLAERFKNSYGQT, encoded by the exons ATGAGCATCCCGGTGCTGGACTTTGGCGCGTGCAGCCTCCAGAATGAGCCAGATGTTTCTGACGAGCAGCTGTGCAGCTTGAGCGAAGAgatgaaaacagcttttttaaaagTTGGTTTcgtttttctgaaaaacactggGATCactgaggaggag GTGGCCCGTGTTATGGACATATCCAAGAAGTTCTTCTTGCAGCCAGAGGAACTGAAAAAACCCTTCAGCAGGGGTAACTTTCCCAACAGTGTTAACCACGGCTGGGTGTCTATGGAGACTGAAAG GTTGAATCCCCGTCGACCTGGAGACCTTAAGGAGTCATTCAACCTTACGTCTCTTGACCCTGACACA AAATGGCCGTCATCAGAAGATGTAAAAGACTTCCAGGAGATTCTTACGTCTTTCTACCAGCGCTGTAAAGAGCTCTCTCTGAGGTTGCTGAGGGTCATGGCCCTCAGCCTGGGTCTGGACCCAGAGGTGCTCCTGAGTGCACATCGTTTTATAGGAA ctgaTGTAAATAGCACAACTCTGCGGTCCCTCTACTACCAACCTGTGAACAGTGAAAAAGCAAAGCAGGATCAGGTTCGCTGTGGAGAGCATTCTGACTTTGGCACCTTCACGCTGTTGTTCCAGGGCTCTGAAGGTCTGCAG GTCCAGAACCGTTCAGGTGATTTCGTCTGTGCTCCCTGTATCCCCGGGACAGTCCTCATCAACATCGCTGACCTGATGCAGCGCTGGACCAGCGatcagtttgtctctgtg GTCCACAGGGTTTTATTGCCTTCAAATGGAGACTCCAGCACACGTCAGTCCATGGCCTTCTTTGTCCACCCTGATGATGAAGCTCTGATCACCTGCTGTGATGGCTCCAACAAATACCCCCCGATTACAGCAGGCGACTATCTCGCTGAACGCTTCAAAAACTCATATGGCCAAACTTAA
- the LOC113132683 gene encoding 2-oxoglutarate-dependent dioxygenase htyE-like codes for MSIPVLDFGACGLQNDPDVSDQQLCSLSQDMKTAFTEVGFAFLKNTGITEEEVARVLDISKKFFLQPEELKKPFSRGNFPNNRNHGWVSMETERLNPRRPADLKESFNFASLHPDIKWPSSEDVKDFQEILTSFYQRCKELSLRVLRVMALSLGLDPEVLLSTHRFIGTDVNGTTLRSLYYQPVNSEKAKQDQVRCGEHSDYGTFTLLFQGSEGLQVQNRSGEFVCAPCIPGTVLINIADLMQRWTSDQFVSVVHRVLLPSNGDSSTRQSMAFFVHPDDEALITCCDGSNKYPPITAGDYLAERFKNSYGQT; via the exons ATGAGCATCCCGGTGCTGGACTTTGGCGCGTGCGGCCTCCAGAATGATCCAGATGTTTCTGACCAGCAGCTGTGCAGCTTGAGCCAAGACATGAAAACAGCTTTTACTGAAGTCGGTTTTGCGTTTCTGAAAAACACTGGGATCACTGAGGAAGAG GTGGCCCGTGTTTTGGACATATCCAAGAAGTTCTTCTTGCAGCCAGAGGAACTGAAAAAACCCTTCAGCAGGGGTAACTTTCCCAACAATCGTAACCACGGCTGGGTGTCTATGGAGACTGAGAG GTTGAATCCACGTCGACCTGCAGACCTTAAGGAGTCATTCAACTTTGCTTCACTTCACCCTGACATA AAATGGCCGTCATCAGAAGATGTAAAAGACTTCCAGGAGATTCTTACGTCTTTCTACCAGCGCTGTAAAGAGCTCTCTCTGAGGGTGCTGAGGGTCATGGCCCTCAGCCTGGGTCTGGACCCAGAGGTGCTCCTGAGTACACATCGTTTTATAGGAA ctgaTGTAAATGGCACAACTCTGCGGTCCCTCTACTACCAACCTGTGAACAGTGAAAAAGCAAAGCAGGATCAGGTTCGCTGTGGAGAGCATTCTGACTACGGCACCTTCACGCTGTTGTTCCAGGGCTCTGAAGGTCTGCAG GTCCAGAACCGTTCAGGTGAATTCGTCTGTGCTCCCTGTATCCCCGGGACAGTCCTCATCAACATCGCTGACCTGATGCAGCGCTGGACCAGCGatcagtttgtctctgtg GTCCACAGGGTTTTATTGCCTTCAAACGGAGACTCCAGCACACGTCAGTCCATGGCCTTCTTTGTCCACCCTGATGATGAAGCTCTGATCACCTGCTGTGATGGCTCCAACAAATACCCCCCGATTACAGCAGGCGACTATCTCGCTGAACGCTTCAAAAACTCATATGGCCAAACTTAA